From one Pedobacter faecalis genomic stretch:
- a CDS encoding amidohydrolase family protein has protein sequence MAQANISPAPPQDKKVIIMGAMLHIGNGNTIDNGYLIFERGKIIGVGDATVVRIDPTGATLINANGKHIYPGFIAPLTNLGLAEFESVKATLDFSEIGNFNPHIRSLVAYNTDSKVPATLRSNGVLMAQITPQGGLVTGSSSVVQLDAWNWEDAAIRTDGAMHVDWPATPRLRGNNLRGNSAADAIKEVSRNRIAELEQLFIEAKAYADMTKPEVVNTRLEAMKRLFSGTQQLFIAANSQTDIMDAVKFAKKFNITPVITGADEAYLITDFLKSSGVSVVIGQPHVLPSGSDEDVNLPYRKAGMLMDAGIPVALSVEGYWQQRNLPFMAGTVSAWGLNKERALQTITLNAAQILGIADKTGSLEIGKDATLFISAGDALDMRTNRVEQAFIQGREINLDNLHKQLDKKFSDKYRAVPKMKKE, from the coding sequence ATGGCTCAGGCAAACATCTCACCGGCACCGCCCCAAGATAAGAAGGTGATTATTATGGGGGCGATGCTACATATAGGCAATGGTAACACTATTGACAATGGCTACCTGATCTTCGAAAGAGGAAAGATCATCGGTGTAGGTGATGCTACAGTCGTGCGGATTGACCCGACCGGAGCTACATTGATTAATGCGAACGGAAAACATATTTATCCGGGCTTCATTGCTCCGCTTACTAACCTGGGGCTGGCAGAATTTGAGTCTGTAAAAGCGACGCTTGATTTTTCTGAAATAGGAAACTTTAATCCGCATATCCGGTCGTTGGTGGCCTATAATACTGATTCGAAGGTTCCGGCGACACTGCGGAGTAACGGAGTGCTTATGGCGCAGATCACGCCGCAGGGTGGCCTTGTGACGGGTAGTTCTTCTGTTGTACAGCTTGACGCCTGGAACTGGGAGGATGCAGCGATACGCACTGATGGTGCCATGCATGTGGACTGGCCGGCGACGCCAAGGCTCCGGGGAAACAATTTGCGTGGCAACTCGGCAGCCGACGCGATAAAAGAAGTGAGCAGGAACCGGATAGCTGAACTTGAACAGCTGTTTATTGAAGCAAAGGCCTATGCAGATATGACCAAGCCCGAGGTGGTGAATACCAGGCTTGAAGCGATGAAACGGCTCTTCAGTGGTACACAACAGCTGTTCATCGCAGCAAATAGTCAAACAGATATCATGGATGCTGTAAAATTTGCCAAAAAGTTTAACATAACCCCTGTGATCACCGGTGCCGATGAAGCCTACCTGATTACTGACTTTTTGAAATCTAGCGGTGTTTCTGTAGTGATCGGTCAGCCTCATGTCTTGCCGTCCGGTTCGGATGAGGACGTAAACCTACCGTACAGAAAGGCGGGTATGCTGATGGATGCGGGTATACCCGTGGCCCTGAGCGTTGAAGGATACTGGCAGCAGCGAAACCTGCCGTTTATGGCGGGAACCGTATCGGCCTGGGGATTGAATAAAGAGCGGGCGCTTCAGACGATTACCTTAAACGCTGCACAGATACTGGGAATAGCCGACAAAACAGGAAGTCTGGAGATTGGAAAGGACGCGACGCTTTTTATATCTGCCGGAGATGCACTTGATATGCGCACCAACCGTGTGGAGCAAGCCTTCATTCAGGGCCGCGAGATCAATCTTGACAATCTCCATAAGCAATTGGACAAAAAGTTCAGTGACAAATATCGGGCAGTGCCTAAAATGAAAAAAGAGTAA
- a CDS encoding amidohydrolase family protein, with product MKKTLFLLAFALSAMHLCAQQTYPVNGSYDIRPGLYAFTNANIVVSASRAITNGTMLIKGQTIQAVGSDLAVPKGYVVIDLKGRFIYPSLIDAFTGYGLPDAARNVSAGRQSIFLSTKRGAYAWNEAIRPETNAHTFFAADNRAAADLRKIGFGTVHAVNRDGIVRGTSTVVTLSDDKENITILKDRAAANFSFSKGSSQNDYPTSLMGSIALLRQTYYDGLWYSKQTSEFNISLQEFNRQQVLPQVFEADGWQNVLRAHKIAKEFGRSYLIKTSGDEYQRIDAVKATGSALIVPLNFVKAYDVDDTLESRHITLAQMKAWEMAPANPGIVEKAGIQFAITGHGLDDIKDFWMNLLLAIDHGLSKKQALLALTEIPAAMIGVSDKVGTLDKGKLANFIITSDSLFTRANVIQENWVQGKRHILVFADDSAKKDSASVAPATLAAAMIRPREPMIYPFTAFGNTTVPTMEHVLLRNATVWTNEQEGVLQNADVLIQNGRISAIGKGLNASGARVIDATGKHITPGLIDEHSHIAGTGGINEGSQASSAEVRIADIINSEDINIYRQLAGGVTTSHILHGSANPVGGQAQLIKLRWGKLPEELKYTDGDHFIKFALGENVKQSNFGTGARFPVTRMGVEQVFVDQFTRAKAYKEAMTKKGSNVRRDLELDAIVEILDNKRFITCHSYVQSEINMLMKVADSLGFRINTFTHILEGYKVADKMKARGINASTFSDWWAYKMEVAEAIPYNGKIMHNVGITTAFNSDDAEMARRLNQEAGKAVLYGGVSEIDALKFVTLNPARMLHIDDRVGSLKPGKDADLVVWSDHPLSVYAKAEMTFVDGAAYWDIDRDAQLRRRQLEERERLMGKMKESKNKGNKTQRPQAQRSRLFHCESIGDEFYEEDLKGDHSHE from the coding sequence ATGAAAAAAACGCTATTTCTGCTGGCATTTGCATTGTCTGCAATGCATCTATGCGCTCAGCAAACCTATCCGGTAAACGGTTCTTATGATATCAGGCCTGGGTTGTATGCCTTTACCAATGCCAATATTGTTGTAAGCGCCTCAAGGGCTATTACAAATGGCACTATGCTTATAAAAGGGCAGACAATACAAGCAGTGGGATCTGACTTAGCGGTGCCAAAGGGATATGTAGTGATTGATCTGAAAGGGAGGTTTATATATCCTTCATTAATCGATGCATTTACCGGATACGGTCTGCCCGACGCCGCGCGAAACGTTAGTGCCGGCAGGCAATCCATTTTCTTGTCGACCAAGCGGGGTGCCTACGCATGGAACGAAGCAATAAGGCCGGAAACAAATGCACATACCTTTTTTGCGGCCGATAATAGAGCGGCTGCTGACTTGCGTAAAATTGGATTTGGAACGGTACATGCGGTAAACCGTGATGGTATTGTGCGTGGGACGTCGACAGTGGTAACCCTTTCTGACGACAAGGAGAACATCACCATACTTAAGGATCGGGCAGCGGCCAATTTCTCTTTCAGTAAGGGGAGCTCCCAGAACGATTATCCTACTTCGCTGATGGGATCCATAGCACTGCTCCGACAAACCTATTACGATGGTTTGTGGTACAGTAAACAGACCTCGGAATTTAATATTTCTCTGCAGGAGTTTAATAGACAACAGGTGTTGCCTCAGGTCTTTGAAGCAGACGGTTGGCAAAATGTATTGCGGGCCCACAAAATAGCGAAAGAATTTGGCCGCAGTTACCTGATTAAAACCAGCGGCGACGAATACCAGCGGATTGACGCCGTGAAAGCTACAGGGTCAGCTTTGATCGTGCCGTTAAATTTTGTTAAGGCCTATGACGTGGATGATACCTTGGAAAGCAGACATATCACCCTCGCTCAGATGAAGGCCTGGGAGATGGCGCCGGCTAATCCTGGTATTGTGGAAAAGGCTGGGATCCAGTTCGCTATAACTGGGCACGGATTAGACGATATAAAAGATTTTTGGATGAACCTTTTACTTGCGATCGATCACGGTTTATCTAAAAAGCAGGCGCTTTTGGCGCTCACCGAGATCCCTGCAGCGATGATTGGCGTTTCAGATAAGGTGGGTACGCTGGATAAAGGAAAGCTGGCAAATTTTATCATTACTTCGGACAGTTTGTTCACGAGAGCCAATGTTATCCAGGAGAACTGGGTGCAGGGTAAGCGACACATTCTTGTGTTTGCGGATGATTCGGCTAAAAAGGATTCGGCGAGTGTGGCTCCAGCAACGCTGGCAGCCGCTATGATTCGTCCAAGGGAGCCGATGATTTATCCTTTTACAGCCTTCGGTAATACCACTGTACCAACAATGGAGCATGTGCTGCTCCGGAACGCGACAGTCTGGACAAACGAGCAGGAAGGAGTCTTACAGAATGCTGACGTGCTTATTCAGAACGGCCGGATAAGCGCGATAGGAAAAGGATTGAACGCATCAGGGGCCCGGGTTATTGATGCCACAGGTAAGCACATTACTCCGGGGCTGATCGACGAGCATTCGCATATTGCAGGGACAGGCGGAATCAACGAGGGATCCCAGGCTTCTTCTGCGGAAGTTCGCATCGCGGATATTATCAATTCCGAGGATATTAATATCTACCGGCAGCTGGCTGGCGGTGTTACAACTTCTCATATACTTCATGGTTCGGCTAATCCGGTGGGTGGACAGGCGCAGCTGATCAAACTGCGCTGGGGGAAGCTGCCGGAAGAACTAAAATACACAGACGGTGATCATTTTATCAAATTTGCCCTGGGTGAAAATGTGAAGCAAAGCAATTTTGGTACGGGTGCACGGTTTCCGGTGACGCGTATGGGAGTAGAGCAGGTTTTTGTAGATCAGTTTACGCGCGCAAAGGCGTACAAGGAGGCAATGACGAAGAAGGGCAGTAACGTACGCCGCGACCTCGAGCTTGATGCCATCGTTGAAATTCTGGACAACAAGCGCTTTATCACTTGTCATTCCTATGTTCAGTCTGAAATCAATATGCTCATGAAGGTGGCTGATAGTCTTGGTTTCCGGATCAATACTTTTACGCATATTCTGGAGGGTTACAAGGTGGCCGATAAAATGAAAGCGAGAGGAATCAATGCTTCTACATTTTCAGACTGGTGGGCGTATAAGATGGAAGTTGCCGAAGCTATCCCTTACAATGGCAAGATTATGCACAACGTCGGTATTACAACAGCGTTCAATTCAGATGATGCCGAAATGGCGCGCCGCTTAAATCAGGAGGCCGGGAAGGCGGTACTTTATGGTGGAGTCAGTGAAATCGATGCGCTGAAGTTTGTTACCCTGAATCCGGCCAGAATGCTGCACATTGATGACCGAGTGGGGAGTTTGAAACCGGGGAAAGATGCGGACCTGGTGGTATGGTCAGACCATCCTCTGTCGGTTTATGCGAAGGCAGAGATGACCTTTGTAGATGGTGCTGCGTACTGGGATATAGATCGTGATGCTCAGTTGAGGCGTCGACAGTTGGAGGAGCGGGAAAGGCTTATGGGGAAAATGAAGGAGAGTAAAAATAAGGGTAACAAGACCCAACGTCCGCAGGCGCAACGTTCGAGGTTGTTTCATTGCGAGTCGATAGGCGATGAGTTTTACGAAGAAGATTTGAAAGGGGATCACTCACATGAATAG
- the pyk gene encoding pyruvate kinase: MKPFHSRTKIVATLGPASAKPEVLYSMFNAGLDVCRLNFSHGSQADHQVVLDTIRAINEKYDYNVGILADLQGPKIRIGMVKDGGIHLINGARTVITTRECVGNEERIYITYEAFPKDVKAGEIILLDDGKLQMRVVETNYVDEVVCEVVHGGILTSRKGVNLPNTKVSIPSLTPEDRKNLDFVLQNDVEWIGLSFVRNAEDIVELKDIIKAQNKNARVIAKIEKPEAIANIDAIIAEADGVMVARGDLGVEMPMEEVPLLQKMIVQKCRAASKPVIVATQMLESMITTPRPTRAEVNDVANSVLDGADAVMLSGETSVGEFPLIVIETMQKIIQNIEQNNYPFHPDKFLKPKTESFLSDAVCDSACTLSKQTGAAGIVSMTVSGYTAFEISSHRPKAFTYIFTSNRSLLNALSLLWGVQGFYYDKFESTDETIQDVNDLLKAKKLIKKGDVIINTAAIPLEAQGRTNMLKVSLID, encoded by the coding sequence ATGAAACCCTTTCATTCTAGAACAAAGATCGTAGCCACACTAGGCCCTGCATCAGCCAAACCCGAAGTTTTATATAGTATGTTCAATGCCGGCTTAGACGTTTGCCGTCTGAACTTTTCCCATGGTTCGCAGGCCGATCACCAGGTTGTGTTGGACACGATACGGGCTATCAATGAGAAATATGATTACAACGTTGGTATACTTGCTGATTTACAGGGTCCTAAGATCAGGATTGGTATGGTTAAAGACGGGGGTATCCATCTGATAAATGGCGCCAGAACCGTCATAACAACAAGGGAATGTGTCGGTAATGAAGAACGTATATATATTACTTATGAAGCATTTCCCAAAGATGTAAAGGCGGGGGAGATCATTCTTCTGGATGACGGGAAACTGCAGATGCGTGTCGTTGAGACAAATTATGTAGATGAGGTTGTCTGCGAGGTTGTCCACGGCGGTATCCTGACTTCGCGGAAAGGCGTAAACCTGCCGAACACGAAAGTATCCATTCCTTCACTAACTCCCGAAGACCGTAAGAATCTGGATTTTGTGCTCCAGAACGATGTGGAGTGGATCGGTTTGTCTTTTGTGAGAAATGCTGAAGACATTGTGGAACTGAAAGACATTATCAAAGCACAAAATAAAAATGCAAGGGTAATTGCCAAGATCGAAAAGCCAGAGGCGATTGCAAACATCGATGCGATCATAGCGGAAGCAGATGGTGTTATGGTGGCGCGTGGCGATCTGGGTGTGGAGATGCCTATGGAAGAGGTGCCTTTGCTACAAAAGATGATTGTGCAGAAATGCCGTGCTGCTTCAAAACCGGTAATTGTTGCTACTCAGATGCTTGAAAGCATGATCACGACACCGAGGCCTACGCGCGCAGAGGTTAACGATGTCGCAAATTCGGTATTGGATGGCGCGGATGCTGTGATGCTGAGCGGCGAGACATCAGTAGGCGAATTTCCGCTGATCGTTATTGAAACAATGCAGAAAATTATACAGAACATTGAACAGAATAACTATCCTTTCCATCCTGACAAGTTCCTTAAGCCTAAAACCGAAAGCTTCCTGAGCGATGCTGTTTGTGATTCTGCCTGTACGCTGTCTAAGCAAACCGGGGCGGCGGGAATTGTTTCCATGACCGTTAGCGGATATACGGCGTTCGAGATTTCGAGCCACCGGCCAAAGGCATTTACATACATTTTTACCAGCAACCGTTCCCTCTTGAATGCGCTTAGCCTGTTATGGGGTGTCCAGGGATTCTATTATGATAAATTTGAGAGTACCGACGAAACCATTCAGGACGTTAATGACCTTTTAAAGGCGAAAAAGCTTATTAAGAAAGGCGACGTGATTATTAATACAGCCGCTATTCCATTGGAAGCCCAAGGCAGGACGAATATGCTCAAGGTATCCCTTATCGATTAA
- a CDS encoding IPExxxVDY family protein: MNKTYLKLSLDLDFILVAITAPMKDYMFCHKLNTSLSLNFEKVADHEVFFNIDEPPVLFSKYYHVAEEGETEFYIVSNRNSEGFLIPEMNKVDFFMVIHQFIDQEDLNYIISGLNKLADIQVAVQIEPARLKSKQNLIM, from the coding sequence TTGAACAAAACCTACTTAAAATTATCACTTGATCTTGACTTTATCCTGGTTGCTATTACAGCACCAATGAAGGACTATATGTTTTGTCACAAACTCAATACATCCCTGTCCCTCAATTTTGAAAAGGTAGCCGATCATGAGGTTTTCTTCAACATCGACGAGCCTCCTGTGCTTTTTTCAAAATATTATCATGTAGCGGAAGAGGGAGAAACGGAATTCTATATTGTCAGCAACAGGAATTCTGAAGGCTTTCTGATTCCTGAAATGAATAAAGTAGATTTCTTCATGGTCATCCATCAGTTTATAGACCAGGAAGACCTTAATTACATCATTAGCGGACTCAATAAACTTGCTGATATTCAGGTGGCTGTACAGATCGAGCCGGCAAGATTGAAGTCTAAACAAAACCTGATTATGTAA
- a CDS encoding acyl carrier protein, which yields MSDIASRVKAIIVEKLGVDESEVTPEASFTNDLGADSLDTVELIMEFEKEFNVAIPDDQAETIGTVGQAIAYLEKNVK from the coding sequence ATGTCTGATATTGCTTCAAGAGTTAAGGCTATTATCGTTGAAAAATTAGGTGTGGATGAGAGCGAGGTTACCCCGGAAGCTTCTTTCACAAACGACTTGGGTGCTGATTCTTTGGATACAGTAGAACTGATTATGGAGTTTGAAAAAGAATTCAATGTAGCAATCCCTGATGATCAGGCTGAGACCATTGGTACAGTTGGTCAAGCAATCGCTTACTTGGAAAAAAACGTTAAGTAA
- the fabF gene encoding beta-ketoacyl-ACP synthase II — MELKRVVVTGLGALTPIGNTVPDFWEGLINGVSGAAPITSFDTEKFKTKFACELKNFRAEDFLDRKEARKLDPFVQYALVSTDEAVKDSGLDFSAVDTNRAGVIWGAGIGGLKTFLDEVSNFAKGDGTPRYNPFFIPKMIVDIAAGHISIKYGLRGPNFCTVSACASSTNAMIDAFNYIRLGVADLIISGGSEAIINEAGIGGFNAMHALSTRNDDPTTASRPFDKDRDGFVAGEGAGTIILEELEHAKKRGAKIYAELVGGGMSADANHITAPHPEGLGARMVMSNALKDAGLSVTDIDYINVHGTSTPLGDISESTAIVDLFGENAYKLNISSTKSMTGHLLGAAGAVEAIASILAVKNDVVPPTINHFTDDPDFDPKLNFTFNKAQNRPIRAALSNTFGFGGHNASVIFKKYEE, encoded by the coding sequence ATGGAATTAAAAAGAGTAGTAGTTACAGGGTTAGGTGCGCTCACTCCAATAGGCAATACTGTTCCTGATTTTTGGGAAGGATTGATTAACGGTGTGAGCGGCGCCGCGCCTATTACGAGTTTTGATACAGAAAAATTCAAAACCAAATTCGCCTGTGAACTGAAAAATTTCAGGGCTGAAGATTTTCTGGACAGAAAAGAAGCACGTAAGCTGGATCCGTTTGTTCAGTATGCACTTGTGTCTACGGATGAGGCCGTCAAAGACAGTGGCCTTGACTTTTCGGCAGTTGACACCAACCGAGCAGGAGTAATCTGGGGAGCTGGGATCGGCGGATTGAAAACTTTTCTGGATGAGGTAAGTAACTTTGCAAAAGGCGATGGCACACCACGCTACAACCCGTTTTTTATTCCTAAGATGATCGTTGATATTGCCGCCGGGCATATCTCGATCAAATATGGCCTTCGCGGGCCAAATTTTTGCACGGTGTCCGCCTGTGCATCATCAACCAATGCAATGATCGACGCATTCAATTATATTCGTCTTGGTGTCGCAGACCTGATCATTTCGGGTGGTTCTGAAGCGATTATAAACGAAGCTGGTATCGGCGGTTTCAATGCTATGCATGCGCTTTCGACCAGAAACGACGATCCGACTACTGCTTCGCGTCCTTTTGATAAAGACCGGGATGGCTTTGTAGCAGGTGAAGGTGCCGGCACAATCATACTTGAAGAGCTTGAGCATGCAAAAAAACGCGGGGCTAAAATTTATGCTGAACTTGTCGGTGGCGGCATGAGCGCGGACGCAAATCACATCACAGCCCCCCACCCTGAAGGCCTCGGCGCCAGAATGGTTATGTCAAATGCATTAAAAGACGCTGGTCTTTCCGTAACGGACATTGACTACATCAATGTACACGGCACCTCCACCCCGTTAGGCGACATATCCGAAAGCACAGCAATTGTTGATCTTTTTGGTGAAAATGCTTACAAACTGAACATAAGTTCGACCAAATCAATGACAGGCCACCTACTTGGGGCGGCTGGCGCTGTGGAAGCGATTGCCTCTATTCTGGCGGTTAAAAATGATGTTGTTCCTCCTACAATTAATCATTTCACTGATGATCCGGACTTTGACCCTAAATTGAATTTCACATTTAATAAGGCTCAGAACAGACCTATCCGTGCTGCATTAAGCAATACCTTTGGTTTTGGCGGTCATAACGCATCCGTGATTTTCAAAAAATACGAAGAGTAA
- the rnc gene encoding ribonuclease III has protein sequence MPLFDLYKLYLSSDKDFIRKLNNILGFVPRNTVLYKMAFRHRSVAKVLKNGTRSSNERLEFLGDAILGSVVAELLFKSYPYKEEGFLTEMRSKIVNRNNLNRLAKKMGFDQLIVFDQRTVNMQTKHHSMLGDAFEALIGAIYLDRGYNFTKEFLLKRIVKPYIDIHTLELTETNFKSKLIEWCQRHGKDISFDMIQNEEGESAKLFTVQAVIDGESCGIGRDYNKKNAEKLAAEKACELLSI, from the coding sequence ATGCCATTATTTGACCTATATAAGTTATATCTATCATCAGATAAAGACTTTATAAGAAAGTTAAACAATATTTTGGGGTTTGTGCCTCGAAATACTGTCTTATACAAAATGGCATTCCGACACCGTTCCGTGGCTAAGGTCCTCAAAAACGGAACCCGGAGCAGCAATGAACGGCTGGAGTTTCTAGGCGACGCAATATTAGGCTCTGTCGTAGCAGAACTCCTCTTTAAAAGTTACCCTTACAAGGAAGAAGGTTTTTTAACTGAAATGCGGTCCAAGATTGTAAACAGAAACAATCTGAACCGGCTTGCCAAAAAAATGGGTTTCGACCAGTTGATCGTATTTGACCAAAGAACCGTAAACATGCAAACCAAGCATCATTCTATGCTAGGTGACGCATTCGAAGCATTGATCGGGGCTATCTATCTGGACCGGGGATATAATTTCACCAAAGAATTCTTACTAAAACGAATTGTCAAGCCATACATTGATATCCATACGCTGGAGCTAACTGAAACCAACTTCAAAAGCAAACTTATAGAGTGGTGTCAGCGCCATGGAAAGGATATCTCGTTCGATATGATTCAGAATGAAGAAGGAGAAAGTGCTAAGCTCTTTACTGTACAGGCGGTGATAGACGGCGAAAGCTGCGGCATTGGCAGGGATTACAATAAGAAGAACGCCGAAAAACTAGCCGCTGAAAAGGCCTGCGAACTGTTATCTATTTAA
- a CDS encoding YicC/YloC family endoribonuclease produces MTGYGLATTDYNNVRFIVEIKSLNSKFLELNLKLPRAFSDKELMLRNLCSKDIERGKSSVTITIERSDEALKGAVINTVLLTRYYQQLEKLNAELGANSGNLFQTALNMPEVISYTEEDADEGEWDMLHDTFLKSLERFQEFRKTEGQVLKADLELRIRNILQLFSQVETIEPLRIPNIKSRLMQYLDEQVGKAGVDQNRLEQELIYYIDKLDITEEKIRLKSHCDYFIETLKARDANGKKLGFISQEIGREINTMGAKANDAQIQQLVVGMKEELEKIKEQLLNVL; encoded by the coding sequence ATGACTGGATATGGCCTGGCCACTACAGATTATAATAACGTAAGATTTATAGTCGAAATCAAGTCGCTAAACAGTAAGTTCCTGGAACTTAACCTCAAACTTCCGAGAGCTTTTTCAGACAAGGAGCTGATGCTGCGCAATTTATGTAGCAAAGATATCGAACGCGGCAAATCAAGTGTAACCATTACGATCGAACGCAGCGATGAAGCGCTTAAGGGAGCCGTGATAAATACCGTTCTCCTAACTCGCTATTATCAGCAACTGGAGAAACTCAACGCCGAACTAGGCGCAAACTCGGGCAATCTCTTTCAGACTGCACTGAATATGCCGGAGGTCATCAGCTACACCGAGGAGGACGCTGATGAGGGAGAGTGGGATATGCTACACGATACCTTTCTAAAATCGCTCGAACGCTTTCAGGAATTCAGAAAGACAGAAGGGCAGGTCCTCAAAGCAGATCTTGAACTCCGGATAAGGAACATTCTGCAGTTGTTCAGCCAGGTCGAAACGATTGAGCCGCTTAGAATCCCAAATATCAAATCGAGGCTCATGCAATATCTGGATGAACAGGTAGGTAAAGCTGGTGTCGACCAGAACAGGCTTGAACAGGAGCTGATCTATTACATTGATAAACTTGACATTACAGAAGAAAAGATCCGGCTGAAAAGTCACTGTGATTATTTTATCGAAACACTGAAGGCCCGGGATGCTAATGGAAAAAAGCTTGGCTTTATCTCACAGGAGATCGGCAGGGAAATTAATACCATGGGCGCCAAGGCAAACGATGCGCAAATTCAGCAACTGGTTGTAGGAATGAAAGAGGAACTCGAAAAGATTAAGGAGCAATTATTGAACGTACTGTGA
- the gmk gene encoding guanylate kinase has protein sequence MQGKLIIFSAPSGAGKTTIVKHLLETFPALNFSISATTRAPRGDEKHKQDYYFISKEDFLHRVALHEFVEFEEVYNGTFYGTLRSEIERIWSSGKHVIFDIDVEGGLRLKRKYEDNALAIFVQPPSLEVLKERLTGRGTDSAEKLAERFKKAEKELGYADKFDVILKNYDLKVACAEAEKLVGDFLS, from the coding sequence ATGCAAGGCAAATTGATTATATTCTCTGCGCCATCTGGCGCCGGCAAAACCACTATTGTCAAACATCTCCTCGAGACATTCCCTGCCCTGAATTTCTCCATTTCGGCCACAACACGTGCGCCGAGAGGGGATGAGAAGCACAAACAAGATTACTATTTTATCAGTAAAGAGGATTTTTTACATCGCGTCGCTCTGCATGAATTCGTGGAATTCGAAGAAGTCTACAACGGCACTTTCTACGGAACACTCCGCAGCGAGATCGAGCGCATCTGGAGTTCCGGCAAACACGTAATTTTCGACATCGATGTAGAAGGAGGGCTGCGCCTTAAGCGAAAATATGAAGATAACGCACTGGCCATATTTGTCCAGCCCCCCTCACTCGAGGTACTCAAAGAGCGTCTTACAGGCAGGGGCACAGATAGTGCTGAAAAGCTCGCCGAGCGGTTCAAGAAGGCAGAGAAAGAACTTGGCTATGCAGACAAGTTTGACGTCATCCTCAAAAACTATGACCTTAAAGTCGCCTGTGCTGAGGCAGAGAAACTCGTAGGCGACTTTCTTAGTTAA
- the nadD gene encoding nicotinate (nicotinamide) nucleotide adenylyltransferase, whose translation MKTGLFFGSFNPIHTGHLVIANYMAGFTGLKEVWLVVSPHNPLKKRSNLANMYDRLEMARLATENSEQLKVSDIEFGLPQPSYTIDTLTYLKERYPGKDFVLIMGADNMASFKKWKNYELLLRDYQIFVYPRPGADLSGWKGHPSVTITDTPQMDISSTFIRNAIKEGRNVQFFVPDSVLDFIDGKQMYR comes from the coding sequence ATGAAAACGGGATTATTTTTCGGTTCCTTTAACCCCATTCATACCGGCCATTTGGTTATTGCCAATTATATGGCGGGATTTACCGGGCTGAAAGAGGTCTGGCTGGTCGTTTCGCCTCATAATCCGCTGAAAAAGCGAAGCAATCTGGCAAACATGTACGACAGGCTGGAGATGGCACGGCTGGCGACTGAAAATAGTGAGCAGCTCAAAGTCAGCGATATCGAATTCGGACTTCCCCAGCCCTCCTACACCATTGATACGCTAACATATTTAAAGGAACGCTACCCTGGAAAGGACTTTGTTCTGATCATGGGAGCAGACAACATGGCTTCTTTCAAAAAATGGAAGAATTACGAGCTTCTGCTTAGGGATTACCAGATTTTTGTGTATCCGAGGCCAGGAGCAGACCTGTCGGGGTGGAAAGGTCATCCCTCGGTAACGATAACCGATACACCTCAAATGGACATCTCATCTACCTTCATCAGGAATGCAATCAAAGAGGGCCGCAACGTACAGTTCTTTGTACCCGACAGTGTACTGGACTTTATAGACGGAAAACAGATGTACCGTTAG